A window of the Salvelinus sp. IW2-2015 linkage group LG37, ASM291031v2, whole genome shotgun sequence genome harbors these coding sequences:
- the ugt5g1 gene encoding UDP glucuronosyltransferase 5 family, polypeptide G1 isoform X1: protein MIEVDLTGDINTGSKLSPGFTCSNDVMGMCGGTAVVLRRILCLLLLLVFIRGCHSNGIRGGRILVFPEDGSHWLNMEVILRELHSRGHNLTVLRSAKSWYIPQNSPVYTSITVNPAPPPAGEDLGPDFYTILMQRSLKLRRMLPVLRFLEQQKDTAAMLMMFHSEALCMISTILDDSVLVAKLRVSRFDLMLTDPAFPAGVLLAQYLGMPMVYNVRWLNAGEAHMTVAPTLPSYVPMYNSLFSDNMDLLQRTENFLRYLVILLQEHLVILPLYVNLLQRHFPPGADLLSMQRSADVWLMRVDFVFEFPRPTMPNVVYVGGFQCRPAEPLPADLEAFMQSSGEHGVVVMSLGTLVSALPKEVTEAVAQAFALLPHKVVWRFLGERPSSLGNNTLLLDWLPQNDLLGHPKTRAFVAHGGTNGLYEAIYHGVPVLGLPLLFDQFDNVLRLQVRGVARVLEAATLTTEDFLEALRDVLENKSYRHNMQKLSGLHRDTPLSPLASATFWIEYVMRNGGASHLRTEAYSLPWYSYHSLDVAALLLALSGASLWASVYVCSRLCCRSSRRKTKLE, encoded by the exons atgattgaagtggatttaacaggtgacatcaatacgggatcaaaactttcacctggatttacctg CTCCAATGACGTAATGGGCATGTGCGGTGGAACAGCGGTGGTCCTTCGACGaatcctctgcctcctcctcctcctcgtcttcatTCGGGGTTGCCACAGTAACGGCATTCGGGGAGGTAGAATCCTGGTCTTCCCAGAGGATGGCAGCCACTGGCTCAACATGGAGGTCATCCTCCGAGAGCTCCACTCCAGAGGTCACAACCTCACCGTGCTGCGCTCTGCCAAGAGCTGGTACATTCCCCAGAATTCCCCTGTCTACACCTCTATCACCGTGAACCCTGCTCCTCCTCCGGCGGGCGAGGACCTGGGTCCTGACTTCTACACCATCCTGATGCAGCGCTCACTGAAACTCCGCAGGATGTTACCGGTCCTCCGTTTCCTGGAGCAGCAGAAGGACACGGCGGCCATGTTGATGATGTTTCACAGCGAGGCACTCTGCATGATCTCCACCATCTTGGATGACTCCGTCCTCGTCGCCAAACTGAGGGTGTCCAGATTTGACCTGATGCTCACCGACCCTGCCTTCCCTGCTGGAGTGCTCCTGGCCCAATACCTGGGCATGCCCATGGTTTATAATGTCCGCTGGCTCAACGCAGGCGAGGCCCACATGACTGTTGCCCCCACGCTGCCCTCCTATGTTCCGATGTACAACTCCCTGTTCAGCGATAATATGGACCTCCTTCAGAGGACAGAGAACTTCCTGCGTTACCTGGTCATCCTCCTCCAGGAGCACCTGGTCATCCTGCCACTCTACGTCAACCTGCTCCAACGTCACTTCCCCCCTGGTGCTGACCTGCTCTCCATGCAGCGCTCAGCAGACGTGTGGCTGATGCGGGTGGACTTTGTCTTTGAGTTCCCGCGGCCTACCATGCCCAATGTGGTCTATGTGGGGGGCTTCCAGTGCCGTCCAGCTGAGCCACTTCCTGCTGACCTGGAGGCCTTCATGCAGAGCTCTGGAGAGCACGGGGTGGTGGTCATGTCTCTGGGAACGCTGGTGTCCGCCCTGCCTAAGGAGGTGACCGAGGCGGTGGCCCAAGCCTTTGCCCTGCTGCCCCACAAGGTGGTGTGGAGGTTCCTGGGAGAAAGACCCTCTTCCCTGGGGAACAACACCCTGCTACTGGACTGGCTCCCCCAGAACGACCTCCTGGGCCACCCCAAAACCCGCGCCTTCGTGGCTCACGGAGGCACCAACGGCCTGTATGAGGCCATCTACCACGGGGTCCCTGTGCTGGGCCTGCCGCTCCTCTTCGACCAGTTTGACAACGTCCTGCGACTGCAGGTGCGCGGGGTGGCACGGGTGCTGGAGGCCGCCACTCTCACCACAGAGGACTTTCTGGAGGCCCTAAGGGATGTGCTGGAGAATAAGTCCTACCGCCACAACATGCAGAAGCTCTCTGGCCTGCACCGCGACACGCCCCTGTCCCCGCTCGCCAGTGCCACCTTCTGGATTGAGTACGTGATGAGGAACGGTGGAGCGTCCCACCTGCGCACCGAAGCCTACAGCCTGCCCTGGTACTCCTACCACAGCCTGGACGTGGCGGCGCTGCTCCTGGCCCTCAGCGGGGCCTCTCTCTGGGCATCAGTCTATGTCTGCAGCAGGCTGTGCTGCAGGAGCTCCAGGAGGAAGACCAAGCTGGAGTGA
- the ugt5g1 gene encoding UDP glucuronosyltransferase 5 family, polypeptide G1 isoform X2: MMRVHLKSSNDVMGMCGGTAVVLRRILCLLLLLVFIRGCHSNGIRGGRILVFPEDGSHWLNMEVILRELHSRGHNLTVLRSAKSWYIPQNSPVYTSITVNPAPPPAGEDLGPDFYTILMQRSLKLRRMLPVLRFLEQQKDTAAMLMMFHSEALCMISTILDDSVLVAKLRVSRFDLMLTDPAFPAGVLLAQYLGMPMVYNVRWLNAGEAHMTVAPTLPSYVPMYNSLFSDNMDLLQRTENFLRYLVILLQEHLVILPLYVNLLQRHFPPGADLLSMQRSADVWLMRVDFVFEFPRPTMPNVVYVGGFQCRPAEPLPADLEAFMQSSGEHGVVVMSLGTLVSALPKEVTEAVAQAFALLPHKVVWRFLGERPSSLGNNTLLLDWLPQNDLLGHPKTRAFVAHGGTNGLYEAIYHGVPVLGLPLLFDQFDNVLRLQVRGVARVLEAATLTTEDFLEALRDVLENKSYRHNMQKLSGLHRDTPLSPLASATFWIEYVMRNGGASHLRTEAYSLPWYSYHSLDVAALLLALSGASLWASVYVCSRLCCRSSRRKTKLE; encoded by the exons ATGATGAGAGTGCACTTGAAGAG CTCCAATGACGTAATGGGCATGTGCGGTGGAACAGCGGTGGTCCTTCGACGaatcctctgcctcctcctcctcctcgtcttcatTCGGGGTTGCCACAGTAACGGCATTCGGGGAGGTAGAATCCTGGTCTTCCCAGAGGATGGCAGCCACTGGCTCAACATGGAGGTCATCCTCCGAGAGCTCCACTCCAGAGGTCACAACCTCACCGTGCTGCGCTCTGCCAAGAGCTGGTACATTCCCCAGAATTCCCCTGTCTACACCTCTATCACCGTGAACCCTGCTCCTCCTCCGGCGGGCGAGGACCTGGGTCCTGACTTCTACACCATCCTGATGCAGCGCTCACTGAAACTCCGCAGGATGTTACCGGTCCTCCGTTTCCTGGAGCAGCAGAAGGACACGGCGGCCATGTTGATGATGTTTCACAGCGAGGCACTCTGCATGATCTCCACCATCTTGGATGACTCCGTCCTCGTCGCCAAACTGAGGGTGTCCAGATTTGACCTGATGCTCACCGACCCTGCCTTCCCTGCTGGAGTGCTCCTGGCCCAATACCTGGGCATGCCCATGGTTTATAATGTCCGCTGGCTCAACGCAGGCGAGGCCCACATGACTGTTGCCCCCACGCTGCCCTCCTATGTTCCGATGTACAACTCCCTGTTCAGCGATAATATGGACCTCCTTCAGAGGACAGAGAACTTCCTGCGTTACCTGGTCATCCTCCTCCAGGAGCACCTGGTCATCCTGCCACTCTACGTCAACCTGCTCCAACGTCACTTCCCCCCTGGTGCTGACCTGCTCTCCATGCAGCGCTCAGCAGACGTGTGGCTGATGCGGGTGGACTTTGTCTTTGAGTTCCCGCGGCCTACCATGCCCAATGTGGTCTATGTGGGGGGCTTCCAGTGCCGTCCAGCTGAGCCACTTCCTGCTGACCTGGAGGCCTTCATGCAGAGCTCTGGAGAGCACGGGGTGGTGGTCATGTCTCTGGGAACGCTGGTGTCCGCCCTGCCTAAGGAGGTGACCGAGGCGGTGGCCCAAGCCTTTGCCCTGCTGCCCCACAAGGTGGTGTGGAGGTTCCTGGGAGAAAGACCCTCTTCCCTGGGGAACAACACCCTGCTACTGGACTGGCTCCCCCAGAACGACCTCCTGGGCCACCCCAAAACCCGCGCCTTCGTGGCTCACGGAGGCACCAACGGCCTGTATGAGGCCATCTACCACGGGGTCCCTGTGCTGGGCCTGCCGCTCCTCTTCGACCAGTTTGACAACGTCCTGCGACTGCAGGTGCGCGGGGTGGCACGGGTGCTGGAGGCCGCCACTCTCACCACAGAGGACTTTCTGGAGGCCCTAAGGGATGTGCTGGAGAATAAGTCCTACCGCCACAACATGCAGAAGCTCTCTGGCCTGCACCGCGACACGCCCCTGTCCCCGCTCGCCAGTGCCACCTTCTGGATTGAGTACGTGATGAGGAACGGTGGAGCGTCCCACCTGCGCACCGAAGCCTACAGCCTGCCCTGGTACTCCTACCACAGCCTGGACGTGGCGGCGCTGCTCCTGGCCCTCAGCGGGGCCTCTCTCTGGGCATCAGTCTATGTCTGCAGCAGGCTGTGCTGCAGGAGCTCCAGGAGGAAGACCAAGCTGGAGTGA
- the ugt5g1 gene encoding UDP glucuronosyltransferase 5 family, polypeptide G1 isoform X3 — protein MGMCGGTAVVLRRILCLLLLLVFIRGCHSNGIRGGRILVFPEDGSHWLNMEVILRELHSRGHNLTVLRSAKSWYIPQNSPVYTSITVNPAPPPAGEDLGPDFYTILMQRSLKLRRMLPVLRFLEQQKDTAAMLMMFHSEALCMISTILDDSVLVAKLRVSRFDLMLTDPAFPAGVLLAQYLGMPMVYNVRWLNAGEAHMTVAPTLPSYVPMYNSLFSDNMDLLQRTENFLRYLVILLQEHLVILPLYVNLLQRHFPPGADLLSMQRSADVWLMRVDFVFEFPRPTMPNVVYVGGFQCRPAEPLPADLEAFMQSSGEHGVVVMSLGTLVSALPKEVTEAVAQAFALLPHKVVWRFLGERPSSLGNNTLLLDWLPQNDLLGHPKTRAFVAHGGTNGLYEAIYHGVPVLGLPLLFDQFDNVLRLQVRGVARVLEAATLTTEDFLEALRDVLENKSYRHNMQKLSGLHRDTPLSPLASATFWIEYVMRNGGASHLRTEAYSLPWYSYHSLDVAALLLALSGASLWASVYVCSRLCCRSSRRKTKLE, from the coding sequence ATGGGCATGTGCGGTGGAACAGCGGTGGTCCTTCGACGaatcctctgcctcctcctcctcctcgtcttcatTCGGGGTTGCCACAGTAACGGCATTCGGGGAGGTAGAATCCTGGTCTTCCCAGAGGATGGCAGCCACTGGCTCAACATGGAGGTCATCCTCCGAGAGCTCCACTCCAGAGGTCACAACCTCACCGTGCTGCGCTCTGCCAAGAGCTGGTACATTCCCCAGAATTCCCCTGTCTACACCTCTATCACCGTGAACCCTGCTCCTCCTCCGGCGGGCGAGGACCTGGGTCCTGACTTCTACACCATCCTGATGCAGCGCTCACTGAAACTCCGCAGGATGTTACCGGTCCTCCGTTTCCTGGAGCAGCAGAAGGACACGGCGGCCATGTTGATGATGTTTCACAGCGAGGCACTCTGCATGATCTCCACCATCTTGGATGACTCCGTCCTCGTCGCCAAACTGAGGGTGTCCAGATTTGACCTGATGCTCACCGACCCTGCCTTCCCTGCTGGAGTGCTCCTGGCCCAATACCTGGGCATGCCCATGGTTTATAATGTCCGCTGGCTCAACGCAGGCGAGGCCCACATGACTGTTGCCCCCACGCTGCCCTCCTATGTTCCGATGTACAACTCCCTGTTCAGCGATAATATGGACCTCCTTCAGAGGACAGAGAACTTCCTGCGTTACCTGGTCATCCTCCTCCAGGAGCACCTGGTCATCCTGCCACTCTACGTCAACCTGCTCCAACGTCACTTCCCCCCTGGTGCTGACCTGCTCTCCATGCAGCGCTCAGCAGACGTGTGGCTGATGCGGGTGGACTTTGTCTTTGAGTTCCCGCGGCCTACCATGCCCAATGTGGTCTATGTGGGGGGCTTCCAGTGCCGTCCAGCTGAGCCACTTCCTGCTGACCTGGAGGCCTTCATGCAGAGCTCTGGAGAGCACGGGGTGGTGGTCATGTCTCTGGGAACGCTGGTGTCCGCCCTGCCTAAGGAGGTGACCGAGGCGGTGGCCCAAGCCTTTGCCCTGCTGCCCCACAAGGTGGTGTGGAGGTTCCTGGGAGAAAGACCCTCTTCCCTGGGGAACAACACCCTGCTACTGGACTGGCTCCCCCAGAACGACCTCCTGGGCCACCCCAAAACCCGCGCCTTCGTGGCTCACGGAGGCACCAACGGCCTGTATGAGGCCATCTACCACGGGGTCCCTGTGCTGGGCCTGCCGCTCCTCTTCGACCAGTTTGACAACGTCCTGCGACTGCAGGTGCGCGGGGTGGCACGGGTGCTGGAGGCCGCCACTCTCACCACAGAGGACTTTCTGGAGGCCCTAAGGGATGTGCTGGAGAATAAGTCCTACCGCCACAACATGCAGAAGCTCTCTGGCCTGCACCGCGACACGCCCCTGTCCCCGCTCGCCAGTGCCACCTTCTGGATTGAGTACGTGATGAGGAACGGTGGAGCGTCCCACCTGCGCACCGAAGCCTACAGCCTGCCCTGGTACTCCTACCACAGCCTGGACGTGGCGGCGCTGCTCCTGGCCCTCAGCGGGGCCTCTCTCTGGGCATCAGTCTATGTCTGCAGCAGGCTGTGCTGCAGGAGCTCCAGGAGGAAGACCAAGCTGGAGTGA
- the LOC111960253 gene encoding G-protein coupled receptor 4, translating into MSNSNDSCNLPLNTDTLGLTYIYSLAFSLGLPCNLLSLWGLYQLGRSGGGGCQLVYILNLLLSDLLQLLTLPLWILYLQGAHRWPYGRPACEFVGYVFYVNVYASVVFLCIIALDRCLAIVHPLSSRGVRTVRVAAVLGVAVWTLTFLFCLGGLLPSVFDAERLLCLEQYPVSLRYAHFKIATVVMGFLLPCGILGYTSARIGVTLQHSPSVSNQGRHKITGILIVITVIFIVVFGPYHLVGGYRFVSLLLTDDPCELERSIFLCYRLCYGLTSLNTLLDPLFYIFLCHDARLELRKSLTPCLGPGHTAPKQVRLSLRGHPDQSDSV; encoded by the exons ATGTCCAACAGCAATGACAGCTGCAACCTCCCCCTGAACACCGACACACTTGGTCTCACCTACATCTACAGCCTGGCCTTCTCACTGGGTCTCCCTTGCAACCTGCTGTCCCTCTGGGGACTGTACCAACTGGGCCGGTCCGGTGGGGGTGGCTGTCAGCTGGTCTACATCCTCAACCTGctgctctctgacctcctccagctcctcaccctccctctctggatcctCTATCTCCAGGGGGCGCACCGCTGGCCCTACGGCCGCCCCGCCTGCGAGTTTGTGGGCTATGTCTTCTACGTCAACGTCTACGCTAGCGTGGTGTTCCTCTGTATCATCGCACTGGACCGTTGCCTGGCGATAGTACACCCGTTGAGTAGTCGTGGCGTTCGGACCGTGCGGGTGGCGGCGGTATTGGGGGTGGCGGTCTGGACACTGACCTTTCTGTTCTGTTTGGGCGGGCTTCTTCCGTCAGTGTTTGATGCGGAGAGGCTGTTGTGTCTGGAGCAGTACCCCGTCAGCCTCAGATATGCTCACTTTAAGATTGCTACGGTTGTCATGGGGTTCCTGCTGCCCTGTGGTATACTGGG CTACACTTCCGCCCGTATAGGCGTGACTCTCCAACACTCGCCATCCGTCTCCAACCAGGGCCGTCACAAAATCACAGGCATCCTCATTGTCATCACTGTCATCTTCATCGTCGTCTTCGGACCCTACCACCTCGTCGGGGGGTACCGTTTTGTCTCCTTGCTCCTCACAGATGACCCCTGTGAGTTGGAGCGGTCCATTTTCCTATGTTACCGGCTGTGCTACGGCCTGACGAGCCTCAACACCCTGCTGGACCCTCTGTTCTACATCTTCCTGTGTCATGACGCCCGTCTGGAGCTCCGCAAGTCACTGACGCCCTGTCTGGGACCGGGGCACACAGCCCCCAAACAGGTCAGACTCAGTCTCCGGGGGCATCCTGATCAGAGTGACAGTGTGTAG